The following are from one region of the Pseudomonas lalucatii genome:
- the guaB gene encoding IMP dehydrogenase produces MLRISQEALTFDDVLLIPGYSEVLPKDVSLKTRLTRGIELNIPLLSAAMDTVTEARLAIAMAQEGGIGIIHKNMTVEQQAAEVRKVKKFEAGVVKDPITIEADATIRDLFELTRQNNISGVPVLSNGDLVGIVTSRDVRFENRLDALVREVMTPKERLVTVKEGADKETVRELLHKHRIEKVLIVDDAFTLKGMMTVKDIEKAKAYPLASKDDQGRLRVGAAVGTGADTGDRVAALAAAGVDVIIVDTAHGHSKGVIDRVRWVKQNFPEVQVIGGNIATGDAAKALVEAGADGVKVGIGPGSICTTRIVAGVGVPQISAVANVAAALAGSGVPLVADGGIRFSGDLSKAIVAGASAVMIGSMLAGTEEAPGEVELFQGRSYKAYRGMGSLGAMSQAQGSSDRYFQDSSAGAEKLVPEGIEGRVPYKGAMAAIVHQLMGGLRASMGYTGCATIEQMRTKPEFVRITGAGMAESHVHDVQITKEAPNYRVG; encoded by the coding sequence ATGCTGCGTATCAGTCAAGAAGCTCTTACCTTCGACGACGTTCTACTTATTCCTGGTTATTCCGAAGTCCTGCCGAAGGATGTCAGCCTCAAGACTCGCCTGACCCGTGGCATCGAGCTGAATATCCCCCTGCTGTCCGCCGCCATGGACACCGTCACCGAGGCGCGCCTGGCCATCGCCATGGCCCAGGAAGGCGGCATCGGCATCATCCACAAGAACATGACAGTCGAGCAGCAGGCCGCCGAGGTGCGCAAGGTCAAGAAGTTCGAGGCCGGCGTGGTCAAGGACCCGATCACCATCGAGGCCGACGCGACCATCCGCGACCTGTTCGAGCTGACCCGGCAGAACAACATCTCCGGCGTGCCGGTGCTGTCCAACGGCGACCTGGTCGGCATCGTCACCTCCCGCGACGTGCGCTTCGAGAACCGCCTGGACGCCCTGGTGCGCGAGGTGATGACGCCCAAGGAGCGCCTGGTCACGGTCAAGGAAGGCGCCGACAAGGAAACCGTGCGCGAACTGCTGCACAAGCACCGCATCGAGAAGGTGCTGATCGTCGACGACGCCTTCACCCTCAAGGGCATGATGACCGTCAAGGACATCGAGAAGGCCAAGGCCTACCCGCTGGCCAGCAAGGACGACCAGGGTCGCCTGCGCGTCGGCGCCGCGGTCGGCACCGGCGCCGACACCGGTGACCGGGTCGCCGCGCTGGCCGCCGCCGGCGTCGACGTGATCATCGTCGACACCGCCCACGGTCACTCCAAGGGCGTGATCGACCGCGTGCGCTGGGTCAAGCAGAACTTCCCCGAGGTCCAGGTGATCGGCGGCAACATCGCCACCGGCGACGCCGCCAAGGCCCTGGTCGAGGCCGGCGCCGACGGCGTCAAGGTCGGCATCGGCCCGGGTTCGATCTGCACCACGCGCATCGTCGCCGGTGTCGGCGTACCGCAGATTTCCGCGGTGGCCAACGTCGCCGCGGCCCTGGCCGGCAGCGGCGTGCCGTTGGTCGCCGACGGCGGCATCCGTTTCTCCGGCGACCTGTCCAAGGCCATAGTCGCCGGGGCCTCGGCGGTGATGATCGGCTCCATGCTGGCCGGCACCGAAGAGGCGCCGGGCGAGGTCGAGCTGTTCCAGGGCCGCTCCTACAAGGCCTACCGCGGCATGGGCTCGCTGGGCGCCATGTCCCAGGCCCAGGGCTCCTCGGATCGCTACTTCCAGGATTCCTCCGCCGGTGCCGAGAAGCTGGTGCCGGAAGGCATCGAAGGCCGGGTGCCCTACAAGGGCGCCATGGCGGCCATCGTTCATCAGCTGATGGGTGGCCTGCGCGCCTCCATGGGCTACACCGGCTGCGCGACCATCGAGCAGATGCGCACCAAGCCGGAGTTCGTGCGCATCACCGGCGCCGGCATGGCCGAGTCCCATGTGCATGACGTGCAGATCACCAAGGAAGCACCCAACTATCGAGTTGGTTAA
- a CDS encoding sugar ABC transporter ATPase: MGEQQTIIVPQISSFPGHEARARAIVRWLVQQQIIEERLSTCGGLGNRMAHAIGPGARRVVERPQLLPFERPINGLEIVGKRCIYTPTRDFLEEAGCAQCRQEIGEALFDSLEEWMPGHTDNFVCPECGHEDDINGFLFLQPCGFSNLAFVFNNWGAAGFRQDFLDEFAERLGYRVSRVLVDL; this comes from the coding sequence ATGGGCGAGCAACAAACCATCATAGTGCCGCAGATCTCCAGCTTTCCCGGGCACGAGGCGCGGGCGCGGGCCATCGTCCGCTGGCTGGTGCAGCAGCAGATAATCGAGGAGCGGCTGAGTACCTGCGGCGGCCTGGGCAATCGCATGGCCCATGCCATCGGCCCCGGCGCACGGCGGGTGGTGGAGCGGCCGCAGCTGCTGCCGTTCGAGCGGCCGATCAACGGCCTGGAGATCGTCGGCAAGCGCTGCATCTACACGCCGACCCGTGATTTTCTCGAGGAGGCCGGCTGTGCGCAGTGTCGTCAGGAAATCGGCGAGGCGCTGTTCGACAGCCTGGAGGAGTGGATGCCTGGCCACACCGACAACTTCGTCTGCCCCGAGTGCGGCCATGAGGACGACATCAACGGCTTCCTGTTCCTGCAGCCTTGCGGCTTCTCCAACCTGGCCTTCGTCTTCAACAATTGGGGGGCGGCGGGCTTTCGTCAGGACTTTCTCGACGAGTTCGCCGAACGCCTGGGCTATCGGGTCTCCCGGGTGTTAGTTGACTTGTGA
- the xseA gene encoding exodeoxyribonuclease VII large subunit produces MIKDPFQRLNLDREVLSVSQLNNRARLLLEDVFASIWVEGEISNLAKPASGHIYFTLKDSQAQVRCALFRQSAARVRQALRDGLAVKVRGKVSLFEGRGDYQLILDTVEPAGDGALRLAFEALKEKLGAEGLFAAERKRALPAHPKRIGIVSSPSGAVIRDIVSVFRRRAPQVELCLIPTAVQGREASAQIVRALRLADRQGFDALILARGGGSLEDLWSFNEEAVARAIDACATPIVSAVGHETDVSIADFVADVRAPTPSAAAELLAPDASELVQRLNSLQRRLQLYIRGRLAREHMRLDGLRRRLRHPGERLRQQAQRLDDLEMRLQRAVERRLNERHERLARLHTRLTGQHPERALQLLRQRLASLAERLPRAMREGLKARRLQLHSQVQTLNAVSPLATLGRGYSILLDDRGRAIRRAADTQPGQRLKARLGEGELDVRVEDNHVQPATLSLLD; encoded by the coding sequence ATGATCAAGGACCCGTTCCAGCGCCTGAACCTCGACCGCGAGGTGCTCAGCGTCAGCCAGCTCAATAATCGCGCCCGCCTGCTGCTGGAGGACGTGTTCGCCAGCATCTGGGTCGAGGGGGAGATCTCCAACCTGGCCAAGCCGGCGTCCGGGCACATCTACTTCACCCTCAAGGACAGCCAGGCCCAGGTGCGCTGCGCGCTGTTCCGGCAGAGCGCGGCGCGGGTGCGCCAGGCCCTGCGCGACGGCCTGGCGGTCAAGGTGCGCGGCAAGGTCTCGCTGTTCGAGGGGCGCGGCGACTATCAGCTGATCCTCGACACGGTGGAGCCGGCCGGCGACGGCGCCCTGCGCCTGGCCTTCGAGGCGCTCAAGGAGAAGCTCGGCGCCGAGGGCCTGTTCGCCGCCGAGCGCAAACGGGCGCTGCCCGCACACCCGAAACGCATCGGCATCGTCAGCTCGCCCAGCGGTGCGGTGATCCGCGACATCGTCAGCGTGTTCCGCCGCCGCGCGCCGCAGGTCGAGCTGTGCCTGATCCCCACCGCCGTACAGGGCCGCGAGGCCAGCGCGCAGATCGTCCGCGCCCTGCGCCTGGCCGATCGCCAGGGCTTCGATGCGCTGATCCTGGCCCGCGGCGGCGGCTCCCTGGAGGACCTCTGGAGCTTCAACGAGGAGGCCGTGGCCCGTGCCATAGACGCCTGCGCCACGCCCATCGTCAGCGCCGTGGGCCACGAGACCGACGTGTCCATCGCCGACTTCGTCGCCGACGTGCGCGCGCCGACCCCGTCGGCCGCCGCCGAACTGCTGGCCCCCGACGCCAGCGAGCTGGTGCAGCGTCTCAACAGCCTGCAGCGCCGCCTGCAGCTCTACATCCGGGGCCGCCTGGCCCGCGAGCACATGCGCCTGGACGGCCTGCGCCGGCGCCTGCGCCACCCCGGCGAGCGCCTGCGCCAGCAGGCGCAGCGCCTGGACGATCTGGAGATGCGCCTGCAGCGCGCGGTCGAACGGCGGCTCAACGAGCGTCACGAACGTCTGGCCCGCCTGCACACCCGCCTGACCGGCCAGCACCCGGAGCGCGCCCTGCAGCTGCTGCGCCAGCGCCTGGCCAGCCTCGCCGAGCGCCTGCCGCGGGCCATGCGCGAGGGTCTCAAGGCGCGCCGCCTGCAACTGCACAGCCAGGTGCAGACGCTCAACGCGGTCAGCCCCCTGGCCACCCTGGGCCGCGGCTACAGCATCCTTCTCGACGACCGCGGCCGGGCCATCCGCCGCGCCGCCGACACCCAACCGGGCCAGCGCCTCAAGGCCCGCCTCGGCGAGGGCGAGCTGGACGTGCGGGTCGAGGACAACCACGTGCAGCCGGCGACCCTGTCGCTGCTGGACTGA
- a CDS encoding peptidoglycan DD-metalloendopeptidase family protein, translating to MRLIPLLLALVLALPAQAEGFISRLLHKPVPGGVAVIDLGNGPTAPGVRYQDKPALVIREDGQRWIAIVGLPLSVRPGSQQIEVDGRAHSFQVGGRAYAEQRITLKNPQQVNPNPANLKRIERELAEQVRAYRQFSPRQPSNLLFDRPVAGPLSSPFGLRRFFNGEERNPHSGLDFAARQGTPIKAPAAGQVILIGDYFFNGKTVFVDHGQGLISMFCHLSAIDVQAGQELPRGAVLGKVGATGRATGPHLHWNVSLNDARIDPAIFIGAFKP from the coding sequence ATGCGCCTCATCCCACTGCTGCTCGCCCTCGTGCTCGCCCTGCCCGCCCAGGCCGAAGGCTTTATCAGCCGCCTGCTGCACAAGCCGGTACCCGGCGGCGTCGCGGTGATCGACCTGGGCAACGGCCCGACCGCGCCCGGAGTGCGCTACCAGGACAAGCCGGCCCTGGTGATCCGTGAGGACGGCCAACGCTGGATCGCCATCGTCGGCCTGCCCCTGAGCGTCCGCCCGGGCAGCCAGCAGATCGAGGTGGACGGCCGGGCTCACAGCTTCCAGGTCGGCGGCCGCGCCTATGCCGAGCAGCGCATCACCCTGAAGAACCCGCAGCAGGTCAACCCCAACCCGGCCAACCTCAAGCGCATCGAGCGCGAGCTGGCCGAGCAGGTTCGCGCCTACCGCCAGTTCAGCCCGCGCCAGCCGAGCAACCTGCTGTTCGATCGGCCGGTTGCAGGTCCACTGTCCAGCCCCTTCGGCCTGCGCCGCTTCTTCAACGGCGAGGAACGCAACCCGCACTCCGGCCTGGACTTCGCCGCCAGGCAGGGCACGCCGATCAAGGCGCCGGCGGCGGGCCAGGTGATCCTGATCGGCGACTACTTCTTCAATGGCAAGACGGTGTTCGTCGACCACGGCCAGGGCCTGATCAGCATGTTCTGCCACCTCTCGGCGATCGACGTGCAGGCCGGCCAGGAGCTGCCCCGCGGCGCCGTGCTCGGCAAGGTCGGCGCCACCGGCCGCGCCACCGGGCCGCACCTGCACTGGAACGTCAGCCTGAACGACGCGCGCATCGACCCGGCGATCTTTATCGGCGCGTTCAAGCCCTAG
- a CDS encoding mechanosensitive ion channel family protein: MQEHYTAALEWLERYPHLFSLISLGLLALGAWLANWLVKRILLRGLYRALEATPLGQDQALSQSKISARLANIVPALIISSGVNLVPHLPEAAVTVVANVCSAFIVLTVALALSGALSLLNSLYQRRPNAHLKPIKGYIQLLKIALFAIAAILMVATLIDRSPLILLSGLGAMAAVLMLIFQDTLLSLVASVQISSNDIIRVGDWVEMPQLNADGDVIDIALHMVKVQNWDKTITSIPTKRFISDPFKNWRGMQECGGRRIMRNLYLDQTSIAFLEPEQIERLGRLRLLGDYLQDKQRELQEWNSALADAAREPANTRRVTNIGTFRAYVEHYLRQHPGVHQQMTQLVRQLNPTADGLPLQLYCFANTTAWARYEGIQADILDHLLAILPEFGLRVFQHPSGADMRELGRQQAAANTPV; the protein is encoded by the coding sequence ATGCAGGAGCACTACACCGCCGCCCTCGAATGGCTCGAGCGTTACCCCCACCTCTTCAGCCTGATCAGCCTGGGCCTGCTGGCGCTCGGCGCCTGGCTGGCCAACTGGCTGGTCAAGCGCATCCTGCTGCGCGGCCTGTACCGCGCGCTCGAGGCCACGCCCCTGGGCCAGGACCAGGCGCTCTCGCAATCGAAGATCAGCGCACGCCTGGCCAACATAGTGCCGGCGCTGATCATCTCCAGCGGCGTCAACCTGGTGCCGCACCTGCCCGAAGCCGCGGTCACCGTGGTGGCCAACGTCTGCAGCGCCTTTATCGTGCTGACCGTGGCCCTGGCCCTGAGCGGCGCCCTGAGCCTGCTCAACAGCCTCTACCAGCGCCGCCCGAATGCCCACCTCAAGCCGATCAAGGGCTACATCCAGCTGCTCAAGATCGCCCTGTTCGCCATCGCCGCGATCCTCATGGTCGCCACCCTGATCGACCGCTCGCCGCTGATCCTGCTGTCGGGCCTGGGCGCCATGGCCGCGGTGCTGATGCTGATCTTTCAGGACACCCTGCTGTCGCTGGTGGCCAGCGTGCAGATCTCCTCCAACGACATCATCAGGGTCGGCGACTGGGTGGAGATGCCCCAGCTCAATGCCGACGGCGACGTCATCGACATCGCCCTGCACATGGTCAAGGTGCAGAACTGGGACAAGACCATCACCAGCATCCCGACCAAGCGCTTCATCAGCGACCCGTTCAAGAACTGGCGCGGCATGCAGGAATGCGGCGGCCGGCGGATCATGCGCAACCTGTACCTGGACCAGACCAGCATCGCCTTCCTCGAGCCTGAGCAGATCGAACGCCTGGGACGCTTGCGCCTGCTCGGCGACTACCTGCAGGACAAGCAGCGCGAGCTGCAGGAGTGGAACAGCGCCCTGGCCGACGCCGCCCGCGAGCCGGCCAACACCCGTCGGGTCACCAACATCGGCACCTTCCGCGCCTATGTGGAGCACTACCTGCGCCAGCACCCCGGGGTGCATCAGCAGATGACCCAGCTGGTCCGCCAGCTCAATCCGACTGCCGACGGCCTGCCGCTGCAGCTCTACTGCTTCGCCAACACCACCGCCTGGGCGCGCTACGAGGGCATTCAGGCGGACATTCTCGACCACCTGCTGGCGATACTGCCGGAGTTCGGCCTGCGCGTATTCCAGCACCCCAGCGGGGCGGACATGCGCGAGCTGGGACGCCAGCAGGCGGCGGCGAACACGCCAGTCTGA
- the leuA gene encoding 2-isopropylmalate synthase, whose product MSMLKDPSSKYRAFPAIDLPDRTWPSKTITEVPIWCSSDLRDGNQSLIEPMDAQKKMRFFKTLVQVGIKQIEVGFPSASQTDFDFVRELIEGGHIPDDTCIQVLTQAREDLITRTFESLKGAKRAIVHVYNATAPSFRRIVFNQDKAGVVNIAVNAARIIKDLAARQPQTQWTFQYSPEIFTSTELEFAVEVCDAVLDVWQPTPENKAILNLPATVEVSTPNVYADQIEWFCRHISRRDSVLISLHTHNDRGTGVAASELGLMAGADRVEGCLFGNGERTGNVDLVNLALNLYTQGIHPGLDFSDIDAVRKVVEECNQIPVHPRHPYVGDLVHTAFSGSHQDAIRKGFAQQDPDGIWEVPYLPIDPADIGRSYEAVIRVNSQSGKGGITYLLEQEYGISLPRRMQIEFSQVVQKETDRLGLEMSAAQIYQLFDREYLQASAPYALKGHRLQEENGTSAVDVEIVVGGESQHWRGLGKGPLEALVAGLPVAVEIMDYSEHAIGAGTNAKAAAYIELRVDGGRALHGVGIDENLTTASFRALFSALNRALKQVEAQAA is encoded by the coding sequence ATGAGCATGCTCAAAGACCCGTCCAGCAAGTACCGCGCCTTTCCGGCCATCGACCTGCCCGACCGCACCTGGCCGTCGAAGACCATCACCGAGGTGCCGATCTGGTGCAGCTCCGACCTGCGCGACGGCAACCAGTCGCTGATCGAGCCGATGGATGCGCAGAAGAAGATGCGCTTCTTCAAGACCCTGGTGCAGGTCGGCATCAAGCAGATCGAGGTGGGCTTCCCCTCCGCCTCGCAGACCGATTTCGATTTCGTCCGCGAACTGATCGAAGGCGGCCACATCCCCGACGACACCTGCATCCAGGTGTTGACCCAGGCCCGCGAAGACCTGATCACCCGCACCTTCGAGTCGCTCAAGGGCGCGAAGCGGGCCATCGTCCACGTCTACAACGCCACCGCACCGAGCTTCCGCCGTATCGTCTTCAATCAGGACAAGGCCGGCGTGGTGAATATCGCGGTGAACGCGGCGCGCATCATCAAGGACCTGGCCGCCCGGCAGCCACAGACCCAGTGGACCTTCCAGTACTCGCCGGAGATCTTCACCTCCACCGAGCTGGAATTCGCCGTGGAGGTCTGCGACGCGGTGCTCGACGTCTGGCAACCGACCCCGGAGAACAAGGCGATCCTCAACCTGCCGGCCACCGTGGAGGTGTCCACGCCCAACGTCTACGCCGACCAGATCGAATGGTTCTGCCGCCATATCAGCCGTCGCGACAGCGTGCTGATCAGCCTGCACACCCATAACGACCGCGGCACCGGCGTGGCCGCCAGCGAACTGGGCCTGATGGCCGGCGCCGACCGCGTCGAGGGCTGCCTGTTCGGCAACGGCGAGCGCACCGGCAACGTCGATCTGGTCAACCTGGCGCTGAACCTCTACACCCAGGGCATCCACCCCGGCCTGGACTTCTCCGACATCGACGCGGTGCGCAAGGTGGTCGAGGAGTGCAACCAGATCCCGGTGCACCCGCGTCACCCCTATGTCGGCGACCTGGTCCACACCGCCTTCTCCGGCTCGCACCAGGACGCCATCCGCAAGGGCTTCGCCCAGCAGGACCCGGACGGCATCTGGGAAGTGCCCTACCTGCCGATCGACCCGGCCGACATCGGCCGCAGCTACGAGGCGGTGATCCGGGTCAACAGCCAGTCCGGCAAGGGCGGCATCACCTACCTGCTGGAGCAGGAATACGGCATCAGCCTGCCGCGGCGCATGCAGATCGAGTTCAGCCAGGTGGTGCAGAAGGAGACCGACCGTCTCGGCCTGGAGATGAGCGCCGCGCAGATCTACCAGCTGTTCGACCGCGAGTACCTGCAGGCCAGCGCGCCCTACGCCCTCAAGGGCCATCGCCTGCAGGAGGAGAACGGCACCAGCGCGGTTGACGTGGAGATCGTCGTTGGCGGCGAGAGCCAGCACTGGCGCGGCCTCGGCAAGGGTCCGCTGGAGGCTCTGGTGGCCGGCCTGCCGGTTGCCGTGGAGATCATGGACTACAGCGAGCACGCCATAGGCGCCGGCACCAATGCCAAGGCCGCGGCCTATATCGAACTGCGGGTGGACGGCGGCCGGGCGCTGCATGGCGTGGGCATCGACGAGAACCTCACCACCGCCAGCTTCCGCGCCCTGTTCAGCGCCCTCAACCGCGCGCTGAAGCAGGTCGAGGCCCAGGCCGCCTGA
- a CDS encoding amidohydrolase: protein MRDLTALPDLQLALVQSELAWHDPAANRTHFEALLAPLEGVDLVVLPEMFSTGFSMDSARLAEPENGPSTVWLQEQARRLQAVVTGSLIIQAADGSYRNRLLWACPDGSLVHYDKRHLFRMAGEHKHFAAGEEQVLLELKGWRVRPLICYDLRFPVWSRDPHGTDLLLYTANWPAARRQHWNRLLPARAIENLCYVAAVNRVGEDGRGHAYSGDSQVLDFQGEALLDAEAAAGVFRIALSGAALAGYRERFPAYLDADDFDLKP from the coding sequence ATGCGCGATCTAACGGCATTACCCGATCTGCAGCTGGCGTTGGTGCAGAGCGAGCTGGCCTGGCACGACCCGGCGGCCAACCGGACGCACTTCGAGGCGCTGCTGGCGCCCCTCGAGGGCGTCGATCTGGTGGTGTTGCCGGAGATGTTCAGCACCGGTTTTTCCATGGACTCGGCCCGCCTGGCCGAGCCGGAGAACGGCCCGAGCACTGTCTGGCTGCAGGAGCAGGCCCGCCGCCTGCAGGCGGTGGTCACCGGCAGCCTGATCATCCAGGCGGCCGACGGCAGCTACCGCAACCGCCTGCTGTGGGCCTGCCCGGACGGCTCTCTGGTGCATTACGACAAGCGTCACCTGTTCCGCATGGCCGGCGAGCACAAGCACTTCGCGGCCGGCGAGGAGCAAGTGTTGCTGGAGCTGAAGGGCTGGCGCGTCCGCCCGCTGATCTGCTACGACCTGCGCTTCCCGGTGTGGAGCCGCGACCCGCACGGCACCGACTTGCTGCTCTACACCGCCAACTGGCCGGCCGCGCGGCGCCAGCACTGGAACCGCCTGCTACCGGCGCGGGCGATCGAGAACCTGTGCTACGTGGCGGCGGTCAACCGCGTCGGCGAGGACGGCAGGGGCCATGCCTACAGCGGCGACAGCCAGGTGCTGGACTTCCAGGGCGAGGCCTTGCTCGATGCCGAGGCGGCGGCCGGGGTGTTCCGCATTGCCCTCTCCGGCGCCGCCCTGGCCGGCTACCGCGAGCGCTTCCCCGCCTATCTGGATGCCGATGATTTCGACCTTAAGCCGTAG
- a CDS encoding pyridoxal phosphate-dependent aminotransferase, producing the protein MITSKLPNVGTTIFTRMSQLAAETGALNLSQGFPDFDGPQALRDAVARHIAAGHNQYAPLAGLPALRQQVAAKIARSYGRTVDMDSEVTITPGATQGIFCAIQALIRPGDEVIVFDPCYDSYEPSVALAGGRCVHVPLALPDFAIDWQRLAEALTPRTRLVILNSPHNPSGALISRAELDQLAALIRGRDIYLVSDEVYEHLVFDGARHASVLAHEELYARAFVVSSFGKTYHVTGWKTGYVVAPPALTAELRKVHQYVSFCGVTPLQWALADYMAEHPEHVEELPAFYQAKRDLFCDLLTDSRFGLRRAAGTYFQLADYSAIRPDLDDVAMAEWLTREHGVATIPVSVFYQQAPKDLRLVRLCFAKREDTLRQAAEKLCAI; encoded by the coding sequence ATGATCACCAGCAAGCTGCCGAATGTCGGCACCACCATCTTCACCCGCATGTCCCAGCTCGCCGCCGAGACCGGCGCCCTCAACCTGTCCCAGGGCTTTCCCGATTTCGACGGCCCGCAGGCGCTGCGTGATGCGGTCGCCCGGCACATCGCCGCCGGCCACAACCAGTACGCACCGCTGGCCGGATTGCCGGCCCTGCGCCAGCAGGTGGCGGCGAAGATCGCCCGCAGCTACGGCCGCACGGTGGACATGGACAGCGAGGTGACCATCACGCCCGGCGCCACCCAGGGCATCTTCTGCGCCATCCAGGCGCTGATTCGCCCGGGCGACGAGGTGATCGTCTTCGACCCCTGCTACGACAGCTACGAACCCTCGGTGGCGCTGGCCGGCGGCCGCTGCGTGCATGTGCCGCTGGCGCTGCCGGACTTCGCCATCGACTGGCAACGCCTGGCCGAGGCGCTGACTCCCAGGACCCGGCTGGTCATCCTCAACAGCCCGCACAACCCCAGCGGCGCGCTGATCTCCCGTGCCGAGCTGGACCAGCTGGCGGCGCTGATCCGCGGGCGCGACATCTATCTGGTCAGCGACGAGGTCTACGAGCACCTGGTGTTCGACGGCGCCCGGCACGCCAGCGTGCTGGCCCATGAGGAGCTGTATGCGCGCGCCTTCGTGGTCAGCTCCTTCGGCAAGACCTACCACGTCACCGGCTGGAAGACCGGCTACGTGGTGGCGCCGCCGGCGCTCACCGCCGAGCTGCGCAAGGTGCACCAGTACGTCAGCTTCTGCGGGGTGACGCCGCTGCAATGGGCGCTGGCCGACTACATGGCCGAGCATCCCGAGCATGTCGAGGAGCTGCCGGCCTTCTACCAGGCCAAGCGCGACCTGTTCTGCGACCTGCTGACCGACTCGCGCTTCGGCCTGCGCCGCGCCGCCGGCACCTATTTCCAGCTGGCCGACTACTCGGCGATTCGCCCCGACCTGGACGACGTGGCCATGGCCGAGTGGCTGACCCGCGAGCACGGGGTGGCGACCATCCCGGTGTCGGTGTTCTACCAGCAGGCGCCCAAGGACCTGCGCCTGGTGCGCTTGTGTTTCGCCAAGCGCGAGGACACCCTGCGCCAGGCGGCGGAGAAGCTATGCGCGATCTAA
- the der gene encoding ribosome biogenesis GTPase Der — protein sequence MVPVIALVGRPNVGKSTLFNRLTRTRDAIVGDLSGLTRDRQYGEAKWQGRTYIVIDTGGISGDEEGIDAKMAEQSLQAIEEADAVLFLVDARAGLSASDQMIGEHLRKRNKHSFLVVNKVDNLDTDLARAEFSPLGMGEALAIAGAHGRGITQMLEAVLGGFPKDAGEPAEGEEAEEVAEGEEAKRIPGPSEKDGIKLAIIGRPNVGKSTLVNRMLGEDRVIVYDQAGTTRDSIYIPFERDGEKYTLIDTAGVRRRGKIFEAVEKFSVVKTLQAIQDSNVVVFVMDAREGVVDHDLNLLGFVLESGRALVIALNKWDGMEPSERDYVKTELQRRLFFVDFADIHFISALHGTGVGHLYKSVQASFQSAITRWPTSRLTQILEDAVREHQPPLVNGRRIKLRYAHLGGANPPLIVIHGNQVESVPRAYSRYLENTYRRVLKLVGTPIRIEYKGGENPYEDKKNTLTDRQVNKKRRLMSHHKKAEKKRKDKRR from the coding sequence ATGGTTCCCGTAATTGCCCTGGTGGGCCGCCCCAACGTCGGCAAGTCGACCCTCTTCAACCGCTTGACCAGGACCCGCGACGCCATCGTCGGCGACCTCTCCGGGTTGACCCGCGACCGCCAGTACGGCGAGGCCAAGTGGCAGGGCCGCACCTATATCGTCATCGACACCGGGGGCATCTCCGGTGACGAGGAGGGCATCGACGCGAAGATGGCCGAGCAGTCCCTGCAGGCCATCGAAGAGGCCGATGCGGTGCTGTTCCTGGTCGACGCCCGGGCCGGGCTGTCGGCCTCCGACCAGATGATCGGCGAGCACCTGCGCAAGCGTAACAAGCACAGCTTCCTGGTGGTGAACAAGGTCGACAACCTCGACACCGACCTGGCGCGCGCCGAGTTCAGCCCCCTGGGCATGGGCGAGGCCCTGGCCATCGCCGGGGCCCACGGCCGCGGCATCACCCAGATGCTCGAGGCGGTGCTCGGCGGCTTTCCCAAGGATGCCGGCGAGCCGGCGGAGGGCGAGGAGGCCGAAGAGGTGGCCGAGGGCGAGGAGGCCAAGCGCATTCCCGGACCCAGCGAGAAGGACGGCATCAAGCTGGCGATCATCGGTCGGCCCAACGTCGGCAAGTCGACCCTGGTCAACCGCATGCTCGGCGAGGACCGGGTGATCGTCTACGACCAGGCCGGCACCACCCGCGACAGCATCTACATCCCCTTCGAGCGCGACGGCGAGAAGTACACCCTGATCGACACCGCCGGCGTGCGCCGCCGCGGCAAGATCTTCGAGGCGGTGGAAAAGTTCTCGGTGGTCAAGACCCTGCAGGCGATCCAGGACTCCAACGTGGTGGTGTTCGTCATGGATGCCCGCGAGGGCGTGGTCGACCACGACCTCAACCTGCTCGGCTTCGTCCTGGAGAGCGGCCGCGCCCTGGTCATCGCCCTGAACAAGTGGGACGGCATGGAGCCGAGCGAGCGCGACTACGTGAAGACCGAGCTGCAGCGTCGGCTGTTCTTCGTCGACTTCGCCGACATCCACTTCATCTCGGCGCTGCACGGCACCGGCGTCGGCCACCTGTACAAGTCGGTGCAGGCCTCGTTCCAGTCGGCCATCACCCGCTGGCCGACCAGCCGCCTGACCCAGATCCTCGAGGACGCGGTGCGCGAGCACCAGCCGCCGCTGGTCAACGGCCGCCGCATCAAGCTGCGCTATGCCCACCTCGGTGGCGCCAACCCGCCGCTGATCGTGATTCACGGCAACCAGGTGGAGTCGGTGCCGCGGGCCTACTCGCGCTACCTGGAGAACACCTACCGCCGCGTGCTCAAGCTGGTCGGCACGCCGATTCGCATCGAGTACAAGGGCGGCGAGAACCCCTACGAGGACAAGAAGAACACCCTCACCGACCGCCAGGTGAACAAGAAACGCCGCCTGATGAGCCACCACAAGAAGGCCGAGAAGAAGCGCAAGGACAAGAGGCGCTGA